CTGCACTTGGAAAAGCAGTGCTTCCCTGCACACCTGATCTTCCGCTATATTGTTCCTCAAGATAATATGTTGTATCTTCTAAAGTGATGGTTGAGGGGATCTCGTGATAAGAATCTAACCTTCCATCAATTTCTGTAAATAAAATAAATGTAGGTTTTTCACGTTTTTCGGTGTATAGGTATTGAATGTCTCTTCCATCTTTTAATGTAAGCATAGCTTCATTTCGCATGAAATTTGTTGTTTTCCCTATAATTTCATACATAACCAAAGAAACTTCTACAAAGTCTCCTGGAACTACAGTATGAATTGTCTTTTCAGGTCTTGGAGTTTCTGTTTTTTTCATTAAATTTGAAATTCGTTTAAATAAACTCATTTTTTTCACCCTTATTAAATTACATCTTTTCAAAAAGTATGAAGATGTAGTTAGTTATAGAAATTCGTTATAGAATGAAACTTAACATGAATATCAGAATTTATCCTATATTTTTAGCGTTAAGACGCCCACCTCTATGGGTGGGGTCTTATAATCAGATGGAGTAGAGTATCCATCTGATTTCCCGATGTTTAAGCTTTGCTTAAACGAGTTTATTAAATAATCAGGCTGCTTACTGCAAAGCCTATACCTAGATATACAAATGCTAATAATACTCCAATAGCTACATTTCCTTTTTGTAAATGATCAGAAAGCTTTAAGCCAGGTGTAACCCAATCAAAAATATAATATGTCATTAGCAAACAAAGGTAACCAACTAAAAACCATAAAGCCATGTGCAAGATGGATGTATTAGTGTAAGCTGAAACCCCTAGAATAATGGCAGTACCTAAGAACTTTCCTCCAAAAGCTAAACCTACGGCAGTATTTCCTTTTTTCAATTCTTCCAAATCATTAAAAGGAGTGATTAAACTAAAAACAACCATGCCTATCAACTGTAGTACAGTAATCACAATAACACTAATCAATAAATCTACTATTATCACTCTACCCACCCCCGGAATTTGGCCATAGCCAAGTCATAATTCGTATAACTATGAATTTCTTCTAAATAAACCTCTGCTGTTTTTTTCTCTTTAAGCCTATTATATCTAGCCTCATCAATTGGTTGTTTAATATCGTGACCTGTCGGTAAAGTAAGGATTGCGAAATGTCTAAACTGTCCTTCAAACTCAGTTTTATATACACCAACCAAATCGACTTCTGTTTTAATTTGAATTTTCAATTCCTGCAGATCTTTTTCAGCTTCTTCTAACGATTTATATGATTTAATGCCTTTCCATGATGATAAATGAACCTCATTACTCCCATTTGCTAAAACATCCATTTGTGCATTCATGAATTGAAGGGTCCATATTTTATCTCCTGTAGCATAATTTTCATCGTTAGGTAATAGTAAATTATCAGGTAATACGGTCATATCTCCACCGATTAAATCCCCTACAGTTCCTTCTTCCACTCTATAGTCCCAAGGTAAAGTGTTTGTATTGGTTTCAGGTTCTGAGATTGTTCCAGAACTGCTAGAAACTGGGTTGGTCTCAAATACTTGTGAACCATTATCAAATAAATTCCCAATAAAAGATAACACTCCAAAAAGAATCAATCCAAAAATTATAAATAGTAATACTCGATTCAAATTATCTCACCCCCATTGCAATAAAATGACTTGAGTTCCCTGTGATTAATCCACCTGCACGACCGAGTAATCCACATGGTTCCCCGTTGATCATAAAAACACCTGTTAATAAATGAAATGCTCCATTATGCATCTCTAATTTTGGTAAATCAATACGTTTTTGATATACTCGGTCAAACAGAACGCTAGTATCGTATCCTTCTTCATCTTGGGTTTCTAGTGTACCGTGATGGTCATATAAACGAACGGATCCACCCTCACGTCCAAACATAGATTTTGACACATAATTCCCATCAAAAATGGGTTTGTTATACGTTGGTAGCATATATTTTTCTATACATTCATGTTCTTCTTTAGTAAAAATATCTGAATCTAATTCATGAAGTCCCCATATGACAGCCTGTAATCCTTTAGATTGAAGAATAATCGCATGCAAGGAATTAAAAATCTCTATGTTTTTGGATTCAATGGAGTAAGCTAAAGCTTCTCCACCATCATCAACTGCCATCCATTCTTTTGGATATAAGGCAAACATACTTCTAACGGGATTGAGCTCTCTATCTTTCACAACACCTTCATCAACGGATAATTCTAATGTATCAATGCATTTAATGTCTAAGCCGCTATGCTTTACAAGCATGTCGATTGTACCTGAATCCTCTAAATGTTCTCCATATGAGATACAAGTAGCGTAATCTGGCTTCTCTTTTTCCCAGACTAAACGAATCTGTTCCTTCATTGTTACATTTGGAGAATTTAATTCGTATTGATCACAAATCCAAGGAGTAACAACTGAAGATTCGACATAACCAGTTGGGGTATCTGCATTAAGCTCAAATAATTTGATCTCACCCTGCTCAGTAATAGAATAGTCAAATCGGGCATACCTACTTAATTTCTCAGCTTCGTTAGGAAGTAACAAATCTAATCCATCCCATAATACCTCAGGGATAGATAGTAAGGCATATAAATCTCTTTTCCCAAACGTAAAGCGGGCAGCTTTATCAAAAATAGTCCATAAGTTTTGAGATGCAAATTTAATTTCATCCCACATCTTTTGATCAATGGAAACAACTTGATCTATCCAATAATGGTCAAGATCTCCCCATGTAAAACCTAATTCTTCAAGCTGTTTCATTCTTTCTTGACGATTTGGATGGGGTGAGCCTACGACATGATACACTGCCTCTGCTTTATCCACCGAAACTTCCTCCTGATTTGCTCGAAGAGCTCATATTACTGGATTTATTTCCAATGCTTCCTTTAGAAGTAGATGTGCTTTTATTGCTATCCCTCTTTGTAATTGTTCCTTGGCTATTCACTGTCTTTGGTCTGACAGTAGAATTGACAACAGGTTTGTTTTGAAATTTGCCAGTATCATATGATTTAGGTTTGTACGTTTGGTTTGTTCTAGGATCATATACAGGTCTAGAATCATACCAGCCTCTTGTTGAATAGGAACGTCCGCTGTTAAAGATCAAATGATACAATAACATATCGTCCCATCCAAAACCGTTATTAATGTATACAGGTTGGTTAGTGCCTCCTGATTCTGATTGAGTTTCACCCTGAGACTCACCCTCGGACTGTTCTTCCTCCGATATAAGTAAAGGAATATTCCAGTCCATATTCGCATCAAAATATTTTCTTACATCTTCGGAAGACCACTCCACGAGTTTCGGTTCGGCACTGCTCGTAGAATCTCCTTCTGCATACACAGACGGTGTCAAAGCTAAGTTTGCGACAAGAGCAATACCTAACGTTGTTGATAATGTTTTTATTGGCTTTCCTTTATAAAATAATTTGTCTGTCATCTTTTGATCTTGCTTCATGTCGTTCACCCCCTTTTAAGGTTTTTTTGAAGCGATGACTAGAATTTCTAGAACTTCCTCATCTATGTTTAAGCGCCCTTCTACCATTTCATACTCATTATCCTTCACTGTAATGTAATTTGCATGCTCCAATGATTTAAGAAGAGGCTCGCTCCAAGACCGTTCATCTAATTTACTCAATTCTCCACTTTCTAGTTTTTCGTATATAATCACGCGTGTACCCAATCTTTCTTCACCTCCTTAAATAACATACCATATTCTCATCTAATCCACACTTGATATACCCCAAAAAGTGAACTTTTTCTATCATGTTTGTCCCCAGCTCTTAAACCGGTGCCTATATCGTCAAAACAGGACGTTTTGATGCAGACATTTGTCACAGGACGTGATAATAATTTAGTCTGCCCACATGGATGTGGTGGGGTCTTAGTTGGCTAATACTTCTCGGGGATCCAGTAAAACATTGCTTCTACAGGTTCAAGCCGCATACTTATTATTACGACACAGACACAAAACGGTTTCAATGGTAAATGTTGAATTTCACTCACTTTTCAATTGCAGTTCTAATCTAGTATTTGTCCACATATGATAGTGTTAGTTTTGGATTATCGGAGGGAAGTGCATGAAAACTCATCGCTTTATTTTGTGGTTTGCTTTGTGGGCGGGTTTGCTTTTGTTTGCTAGTTTCATTATTCCTGCCATTCTAGTAAATGAAAAAGAAGAGAATTTCAACATGACGAGTACACAAGATGAATTGAAGAATGGAATCATAGAACAAGAAAATCCAATATATGTGCCCATTTATATGACAAATGAGAAGAAGATTGAAGTGCTTCCACTTGAGACCTACGTTAGAGGAGTGATTGCTGCTGAAATGCCCATTGAATTTGAGCTTGAAGCCTTAAAAGCACAAGCGATTGCAGCCAGAACTTATATTTTTAGAAGAATGGTAGATCAGGATTTTAGCAATGTGCCTGTTGAAGGGGCTTATGTCACAGACACAGTTTCACATCAGGTATATTTATCTGAGGATAAGCTGATACAAAAATGGACGGGAGATCTTTATGAGAAGAATATGGAGAAAATTAATCGAGCGGTTTACGAAACGAGAGGTCTTGTAGTCACTTATGATGATCATCCAATAAACTCCACTTTTTTTTCTACTAGTAATGGTTATACAGAAAATTCTGAAGATTATTGGAATGTAGAGCTTCCTTATTTACGTAGTGTAGAAAGTCCATGGGATGCAGAGATTTCACCTAAGTTTAAAAATACGTTAGTATTATCCTCTAATCAGTTTTTTAACAAATTAAAAATTAATCCCGCTCAAAGGGCATCTACAGGTCAATCGTTGTTTAAAATATTAGAATGGTCAGAAGGACATAGAATTAAAAAAATAGCGATTGGTGATGTGATTTTAACAGGTAGAGAAGTCAGAGAGAGATTAGGTCTTTCATCTTCACAATTTGAAATGGTAATGGTAGACAACCAAGTTCAAATCACTTCATACGGTTATGGACACGGGGTTGGAATGAGTCAATGGGGAGCCAATGGAATGGCTATGGAAGGCAGTACTGCAGAAGAAATTTTATTATATTATTATCAAGGAATTGAGGTTAAGAGAGTGAATCCAACTCTTTGATATAAAAAATCTAGTAAACACAGGTATAAAAGTATATCATCTGGCAACAATGATTGCTGAGGTGATGTATCTATGAATGATAATAAAAAAGAGAATCAGCATGAACAAACTCCTGAAAATAAAGAGGGAGCTACAAATGTTCAAGCTGGATCATGGAAAAGGTTTTTCGGTAAGAAATGGGTATTTCCGGCTATGTATTTGGCAGCGGTTGTTTTAATTGTTAGTTTCATGGTCTATTTTCAAAGCAATGATCAAACTAGTTTAACAGATCCAGAGTTAGGATTAGAAGTTTCTGATGAAATGAACAATTCGTCTGATTCAGAATTAGATGTCCCAGTTACTGTATCCGCAGAATCTATTGCATGGCCAGTAGATAACAGAGATGATTTAGAAATTATTCGTCATTTTTATGATGAGAATGGCGACAATGAAAGCAAACAAGCTGCGGTTGTTGAGTTTGATGGGACGATGACTCCAAGTATAGGGATTTCACTATCACATCCTGATGATGAAACTTTTGATGTATTAGCAGCTTTAAGTGGGAAAGTTACTAGAATTGAAAAAATTCCAGTTGCAGGAAATATAGTAGAAATTATGCATGAAGATGGTTTGAAAACTGTATATCAAAGTTTAACTGAAATACAGGTTGAGATGGATCAAGAAGTGCAACAAGGAGATAAAATAGCAGAAGCAGGAACAAACGAGCTTGATAAAGAGTTCGGCGTTCATCTTGATTTTGAGATTTATCAAAATGGCGAAGCAGTAAATCCAGAACAACTTATCCAAAGCAATGAATAACATTTAAGATTAAGGGTTTTATTGAAAAATAATTTTCCATGAAAAATTGTAAATCCCATTTTATTATAAATGGGATTTTTTTTGCTTTTAATGACGTCCATGTGGGCAGGCATAAAATTTTGTTGCATTGTTAATTTTTAAATATTTTTATCCAATACGTCCCGTTTTAATCAACTTGAGCCACTAAAATAATCCTGTTTTGTAAATTTAACTGCTTGTCATGCTTGTATTCAAAGAATATCTAAGTTATCCCCTCATATAATGTACCAAACTAGTTCGAGTAGGGAGGCGAGGGGAGTGCACGATTACATCAAAGAGCGAACCATTAAAATTGGTCGTTGCATTGTGGAAACCAAGAAAACGGTTCGTACGATAGCGAAGGAATTTGGAGTATCAAAAAGTACGGTGCACAAGGATTTGACAGAAAGACTGCCCGAAATTAACCCGGATTTGGCCAACCAAGTAAAAGAAATTTTAGAGTACCACAAATCAGTTCGCCATTTAAGAGGAGGTGAAGCCACAAAGATCAAATACAAAAAAAATAAAACAAAATCCGCCTCACCTTCATAGAAAATTACCCGAAAATAAAAAATTTTATTAAAAATGAGAAACTTGCAGGAATTATATGGATCTATATAGAAAAAAATAAATAATAATTCAAAATAATGATTGTGTCTTTACATGATTTTTCAAAATTGTAATTTTATTTACTAATTCATTATAAAAATCTTTGAACTAATTCTATAGGGGGAAAAAACTATCTATGTTCAATAAAGATATCGGTATAGATCTAGGAACTGCAAATGTTCTCATTCATGTTAAGGGGCGTGGCGTTGTTTTAAATGAGCCTTCAGTTGTGGCTGTACAAAGTGAAACAAAAAAAGTGATTGAAGTGGGGGAGCCTGCCAGGAAAATGGTAGGTAGAACCCCAGGTAATATTATTGCCATCCGACCTTTAAAAGATGGTGTTATCGCTGATTTTGAAATTACAGAGGTTATGCTTAAAGGTTTCATTTCTAGAGTTGGAGGTAGAAAGTGGTATAGCCATCCTCGGATTTTGATTTGTGCACCAACCAACATTACTTCTGTTGAACAAAAAGCCATTCGAGAAGCAGCACAACGTAGCGGAGCTAAGGATGTTTTTCTTGAGGAAGAGCCTAAAGCAGCAGCTATTGGTGCTGGTATGGATATTTTCCAGCCTAGTGGAAACATGGTAGTGGATATTGGAGGAGGAACAACAGATATTGCCGTTTTGTCTATGGGAGATGTTGTTGCTTCTTCTTCTCTAAAAGTTGCAGGAGATAAACTGGATATTGCGATCATGAAGTATGTTAAGGATAAATATAAAATATTAATTGGGGAACGTACTGCGGAAGATGTGAAGGTGAAAATAGGCACCTTAGATCCTGAGCGAAGCAACGATGAGATGGATATTCGCGGTAGGGACTTAGTAAGTGGGCTGCCGCTAACGGTAACGATCACAGCAAAAGAAGTAAAGGAAGCCTTGTGGGATCCGGTTACATCGGTCGTACTCTCTGCAAAAAATGTTTTGGAAAAAACACCACCTGAATTGGCAGCGGACATTATTGATCGGGGTATTATTCTAACTGGTGGCGGTGCTATGCTTCATGGATTAGATATATTAATGGCAGAAGAGCTAAAAGTACCTGTATTAATTGCGGAAGACCCAATGGGGTGTGTAGTAAAAGGGACTGGAATTATGCTGGACAACCTTGACAAAATGTCAAAAAGAAAATTAGGATAAGATATATGACAGGAGCTAAAGTATATGATTAAAGGACTATACACAGCAACCGCAGGCATGCTTACACAGCAGAAAAGACATGATACAATAACGAATAATGTATCTAATATAAATACACCAGGGTTTAAAGAAGCCGTACCGATCTCTCGTTCTTTTCCAGAGATTTATATTTCTATGATTCAAAAAGGCACATCGAGTGAAGTCGGCAGCTTACATTCTGGAGTCATGATCGAAGAAACGGTGAATGTATTTACACCTGGACAAATCATAGAAACGAACCGTGCTGAAGATTTAATGATAAGTTCAAACCTTCAACCTGTTGATGAAAATGGGAATCCATATACGGATGAGAATGGGGAATTATTAGAAATTCAGTTTGATACCTTTGGCAAAGGGATAACACTTGACGGGGAAGAAGTGTATCAGCCAGAAGTTTTCTTTACATTGTGGAACGCTGATGAGGAGCCGAGATACATACAGAATGTTAAGTTATTTATAAACGATCAAAAACAATTGATGACAGAAGAAGGTTTTCTTTTTTTAGGTCAGGATGAACAACCGATCACTTTATTCGACGATGATCTTTCTCTCCAGCAAATTCAAATACAAAAAAACGGTCAACTGTTATATAATGGGGAAGAGGTCACGGATATAACAGGGAAACCCATCGCTTTACTTTTTTCTAAAGTTAACAATCCACACCATATGGCTCGTGAGGGAAATGGTGTTTATGCAATTACAGATGAAGAGAAGGCTTCTGTTACAATCTTGGATGGTTTAGAAGATCAACCTATTCAAGTATTACAAGGATTTATTGAAGGATCTAATGTAGATGCAGCACAATCGATGGTTGATTTAACCAGTGCAATGAGAATATATGAAGCGAATCAGCAAGTGATTAAGATGTTAGACGACACGCTTAGTAAAACTGTAAACGAAATTGGACGAGTGCAGTAACCAACCTGAGGTGAAATGAATGAATAAATCCATGATGAACGCCATGGTTTCCATGCAAGCTTTACAACAAAAACTAAATATTCAATCTCATAATGTCGCGAACATTAATACGACGGGATATAAGAAATTAGAAGCCTCCTTTCAAGACCTTTTAACAACAAGAGTAAATCAAGTGAATGAGTTTAGTTTAGAAGGTAGAAAGTCTTCCTTGGGTGTACAAGAGGGAGTAGGAATTAGAATGTCTAACCCATACCTCAAGACAGAACAGGGAACAGTGACCAATACAAAGATATCAACCGATTTGGCGATCCAAGGTGATGGTTTTTTTGAAGTTGGCACATTGGATGGCGAAGATCGTTTGTTTACTCGCAATGGTTCTTTCCAATTGGTACCTTCTTCAAATGATCTAGATGAACTATATTTAGCAACAAGTCAAGGGCAGTTCGTGAAGAATAGTGAAAATGAACCCATTTCCATTCCTGTTAATCATGACATTAACATCGATGATATGGGAAATGTTTTTGCATATAATCAGTCTAACCCTGGTGAAGCGCCTTTAGAGTTGGGGCAGTTAAAAATCGTTCGTGTTTTATCACCACAGTATTTACAGCCAGTGGGTAACAGTTTGTATACACTTAACGAGGACAGATTGACGGACCCTAGTTTAGTTCAGGAAATTGATTTAAACGAAAATAGCGATTTTACCACGAATCCTGATGATAAAATTAATATACGAATACTTCAAGGGTATTTGGAACAATCAAATGTAAACTTATCGGAAGAAATTACAGAAATGATGGTTACACAAAGGGCATTTCAGTTAACTTCCAAAGCATATAGTAATGCTGAGACAATGATGAAGCTAGCAGCAAATCTAAGATCTTAAATATAACAATAGGGAGTTGAAAATCCGTTGGATGAGCGTAATCATCATGAAAAGTGATCGCGAAACATCTGTAATGCGGCTAATGTTATGGATACAAATGCAAATGCAACGAAAACAGCTAAAAAAAAGAAAAAAACTTCACAAAAACCGGCAAAAACAACATTAAAAATTTTAAGGTTTTTTCTTGTTCCTGTTTTATGTATCATTACACTCTATGTCGGTGTTATAATCGGTTATGTTATACTTGGCGGTGAATCAGCTTCAGATGTTTTGGATGTCCAAACATGGAAACATTTAATTAGTTTGATTTTTGCAGATCGATAAAATAAAAAAATATAATAAACTCCCATCAGGGAGTTTTCTTTTCTTCTTCTGCTCGGTATAATGAATAGGGATGGTAGGAGGGATTCAAATGAATCTACCTAATTTGATTACGTTGTTTCGTTTTACTCTCATTCCAGTCTACTTAATTTTCTTTATTAACGATAAAATGATGATTGCCTTTCTTGTTGTTGTGGCTGCCATTTTAAGTGATATTTTAGATGGATATATTGCTCGAAAAAGAGAGATGGTAACAGAAGTAGGAATCATGTTAGATCCACTAGCAGATAAATTAATGATGGTTACTGTATTCGTTTCTCTCTTGTATGAACAGCTTATACCATGGCAAGCAGCGATAGCCATATTTTTGAGGGATATAGGAATGGTGATTGGCGGTTTTTTTTATCATTTCCAAGGAAAAAAAACCGTACCTGCTAATGTTATGGGAAAGCTGACAACGATTTTATATTACTCCGCCATTTTTTTTATTATACTCAACTTAAAATTTTCCGTATCTTTTCTGTGGATCGTCATCATTTTTTCGTTTATAACTTCGATTATTTATATATTTCAGTTTAAGTCACTAAATCAGAATATACCCAAGAAAGCGAATTAAAGTTTTAAAGGATAAAGAGCATATTTACAATCGCATTTGGCTGCGCTTTATAAATATGCTCAAATTATATCAACCTTCACTACTGCAGATCATGAAGGGGATCATATCTAGTTTCACATT
The window above is part of the Chengkuizengella sp. SCS-71B genome. Proteins encoded here:
- a CDS encoding DUF4178 domain-containing protein, which translates into the protein MSLFKRISNLMKKTETPRPEKTIHTVVPGDFVEVSLVMYEIIGKTTNFMRNEAMLTLKDGRDIQYLYTEKREKPTFILFTEIDGRLDSYHEIPSTITLEDTTYYLEEQYSGRSGVQGSTAFPSAGEQSVWIFQSDDRKYLRIEWQDGRFMFYEGEDVLTGDIEILQGKE
- a CDS encoding DUF350 domain-containing protein; amino-acid sequence: MIIVDLLISVIVITVLQLIGMVVFSLITPFNDLEELKKGNTAVGLAFGGKFLGTAIILGVSAYTNTSILHMALWFLVGYLCLLMTYYIFDWVTPGLKLSDHLQKGNVAIGVLLAFVYLGIGFAVSSLII
- a CDS encoding signal peptide protein, whose translation is MNRVLLFIIFGLILFGVLSFIGNLFDNGSQVFETNPVSSSSGTISEPETNTNTLPWDYRVEEGTVGDLIGGDMTVLPDNLLLPNDENYATGDKIWTLQFMNAQMDVLANGSNEVHLSSWKGIKSYKSLEEAEKDLQELKIQIKTEVDLVGVYKTEFEGQFRHFAILTLPTGHDIKQPIDEARYNRLKEKKTAEVYLEEIHSYTNYDLAMAKFRGWVE
- a CDS encoding glutathionylspermidine synthase family protein, producing MKQLEELGFTWGDLDHYWIDQVVSIDQKMWDEIKFASQNLWTIFDKAARFTFGKRDLYALLSIPEVLWDGLDLLLPNEAEKLSRYARFDYSITEQGEIKLFELNADTPTGYVESSVVTPWICDQYELNSPNVTMKEQIRLVWEKEKPDYATCISYGEHLEDSGTIDMLVKHSGLDIKCIDTLELSVDEGVVKDRELNPVRSMFALYPKEWMAVDDGGEALAYSIESKNIEIFNSLHAIILQSKGLQAVIWGLHELDSDIFTKEEHECIEKYMLPTYNKPIFDGNYVSKSMFGREGGSVRLYDHHGTLETQDEEGYDTSVLFDRVYQKRIDLPKLEMHNGAFHLLTGVFMINGEPCGLLGRAGGLITGNSSHFIAMGVR
- the spoIID gene encoding stage II sporulation protein D, giving the protein MKTHRFILWFALWAGLLLFASFIIPAILVNEKEENFNMTSTQDELKNGIIEQENPIYVPIYMTNEKKIEVLPLETYVRGVIAAEMPIEFELEALKAQAIAARTYIFRRMVDQDFSNVPVEGAYVTDTVSHQVYLSEDKLIQKWTGDLYEKNMEKINRAVYETRGLVVTYDDHPINSTFFSTSNGYTENSEDYWNVELPYLRSVESPWDAEISPKFKNTLVLSSNQFFNKLKINPAQRASTGQSLFKILEWSEGHRIKKIAIGDVILTGREVRERLGLSSSQFEMVMVDNQVQITSYGYGHGVGMSQWGANGMAMEGSTAEEILLYYYQGIEVKRVNPTL
- a CDS encoding M23 family metallopeptidase, coding for MNDNKKENQHEQTPENKEGATNVQAGSWKRFFGKKWVFPAMYLAAVVLIVSFMVYFQSNDQTSLTDPELGLEVSDEMNNSSDSELDVPVTVSAESIAWPVDNRDDLEIIRHFYDENGDNESKQAAVVEFDGTMTPSIGISLSHPDDETFDVLAALSGKVTRIEKIPVAGNIVEIMHEDGLKTVYQSLTEIQVEMDQEVQQGDKIAEAGTNELDKEFGVHLDFEIYQNGEAVNPEQLIQSNE
- the spoIIID gene encoding sporulation transcriptional regulator SpoIIID; its protein translation is MHDYIKERTIKIGRCIVETKKTVRTIAKEFGVSKSTVHKDLTERLPEINPDLANQVKEILEYHKSVRHLRGGEATKIKYKKNKTKSASPS
- the mreB gene encoding rod shape-determining protein MreB; its protein translation is MFNKDIGIDLGTANVLIHVKGRGVVLNEPSVVAVQSETKKVIEVGEPARKMVGRTPGNIIAIRPLKDGVIADFEITEVMLKGFISRVGGRKWYSHPRILICAPTNITSVEQKAIREAAQRSGAKDVFLEEEPKAAAIGAGMDIFQPSGNMVVDIGGGTTDIAVLSMGDVVASSSLKVAGDKLDIAIMKYVKDKYKILIGERTAEDVKVKIGTLDPERSNDEMDIRGRDLVSGLPLTVTITAKEVKEALWDPVTSVVLSAKNVLEKTPPELAADIIDRGIILTGGGAMLHGLDILMAEELKVPVLIAEDPMGCVVKGTGIMLDNLDKMSKRKLG
- a CDS encoding flagellar hook-basal body protein is translated as MIKGLYTATAGMLTQQKRHDTITNNVSNINTPGFKEAVPISRSFPEIYISMIQKGTSSEVGSLHSGVMIEETVNVFTPGQIIETNRAEDLMISSNLQPVDENGNPYTDENGELLEIQFDTFGKGITLDGEEVYQPEVFFTLWNADEEPRYIQNVKLFINDQKQLMTEEGFLFLGQDEQPITLFDDDLSLQQIQIQKNGQLLYNGEEVTDITGKPIALLFSKVNNPHHMAREGNGVYAITDEEKASVTILDGLEDQPIQVLQGFIEGSNVDAAQSMVDLTSAMRIYEANQQVIKMLDDTLSKTVNEIGRVQ
- a CDS encoding flagellar hook-basal body protein; its protein translation is MNKSMMNAMVSMQALQQKLNIQSHNVANINTTGYKKLEASFQDLLTTRVNQVNEFSLEGRKSSLGVQEGVGIRMSNPYLKTEQGTVTNTKISTDLAIQGDGFFEVGTLDGEDRLFTRNGSFQLVPSSNDLDELYLATSQGQFVKNSENEPISIPVNHDINIDDMGNVFAYNQSNPGEAPLELGQLKIVRVLSPQYLQPVGNSLYTLNEDRLTDPSLVQEIDLNENSDFTTNPDDKINIRILQGYLEQSNVNLSEEITEMMVTQRAFQLTSKAYSNAETMMKLAANLRS
- a CDS encoding DNA-directed RNA polymerase subunit beta, with amino-acid sequence MDTNANATKTAKKKKKTSQKPAKTTLKILRFFLVPVLCIITLYVGVIIGYVILGGESASDVLDVQTWKHLISLIFADR
- a CDS encoding CDP-alcohol phosphatidyltransferase family protein, producing MNLPNLITLFRFTLIPVYLIFFINDKMMIAFLVVVAAILSDILDGYIARKREMVTEVGIMLDPLADKLMMVTVFVSLLYEQLIPWQAAIAIFLRDIGMVIGGFFYHFQGKKTVPANVMGKLTTILYYSAIFFIILNLKFSVSFLWIVIIFSFITSIIYIFQFKSLNQNIPKKAN